Proteins from one Diprion similis isolate iyDipSimi1 chromosome 3, iyDipSimi1.1, whole genome shotgun sequence genomic window:
- the LOC124404551 gene encoding nuclear pore complex protein Nup153-like, with protein MAKGGNSLSNKRSRNAKPYDANNSFVKKVATKVTDLIPQRSWISKWFNSSQDNGEMLNNEENLEGSENEQESQQPPPSKRPRIRMDVTHPPGTFNIQPRSRISDNEVDPQKEDYVIHNETTADFLEPPVAGTSGVRRLVASTPAIQSEIGSTSNQRSRTEFISLTSQRNNGTANGTDDNSESSESTSGCSSLIPQVNRQEAPSSLGYNRSFTSRKRYNEDKLNYTNHLQSPRSLFLDSNPRDSLSSRKPSFNASVMNNSLERGQSSSPFYNGNTTFGGANMAGFQRRGRTLFNSTNELQLKVPNRTNIQVKSPNVTGVDSSGMSQTAKRILEALEHFSSPILDAKKIPMNANNNSSLIGGRKRQRDEGCTPLARVGLRHLTRELTVPTVPDLLKLRRRQRLQDTTVAARRIVSARSAPPPSPQEYRLRSDDDEKSKYSGKVKAKGKTDLDEDCVTDTVNLPNVTLPISTLPTFDIKLPVITSNMAKGVKDELFKFASPIKVTDTTRNLKSINNFTFSKPINASVKDSAEGSHSLSKTLTLESDTSSASFSSSNNFMWSNTSTAPKLKEKPKEDVVVDGIKTSSKLKTGSVMDVLGKKSDLLTDSNKPVVGMWECNQCLMKNNQHEPQCIGCKASKSVSKGDKTTENTPASSSLTDTQSKPVTTDCFGSQFKTSASHWECSNCATSNKQTDVKCTLCATSRSESIKAPTIGSTSSLVPEPVKSDLMEKFKPPEGSWECPGCMLRNRSSVETCPCCNASKPGSLKVSPKRVSANSGFLTAILNPSGNQLANNTDSAEKTKSTDQDLWECLNCKQKNSKATLTCPCISASKSDSKSTPMSGFGDKFKKPEGVWTCDDCMVQNKADVIECVACSAVRPGSKKVAKSTSATGSGSSVQFSFGIPENAGGFKFGIDKSDEKVDANKPVPSSTGFSFGAKTDSPKAGGFTFGVPQNSSGFTFGVVDKEKNKFEQKTDTKEENAVQNVSKKRSLNVDEPKNQAPFSFGIPKTEESKSSAEKQFTFGAQPVANTIAKQPFSFGTVKTETPVDKKDTLPEVYLTGPNTESQKLNFSAPTSDAPAAILANDQSSSITTKSPINTDITKSAENPTFGTTNVPVSHSGGSTVTTTAVSVPTSGLFTFGSATTIPSQPEAVPSQAVQSFGQNPVPAPTSAPTSSMFMFGSTKQASASTTATTSHPDKSEIISFGSTNSPAFNSVTSTPRFESNENKQAPSFGVTDNKPGSLFGAGETKAPVFGAPQDNNKMIPPFGSIKKTSSTTFNSQTPAFGVSSSTTAFGSAAPAFGTTSTPAFGTNPTPNIFGTSKLAETAPSSASGLFAFGGNSTQPTASQASSGFNFSQNPTPTSTQPLAQKPLFAFGSTSTNTQQPENTGFGAPANFNPPTASDTTPATFVFNAPKPDAAPPFSQTAPISTSIFGTPQATPSFGQSQSTPAFGSTAPTPNAGFNFGGSVTPAPSGFNFGGAATAAAPTAGFPFNAPNSNPSVAFNPNAAPTFNFTGGSAPTAFNAIPQAIPQATTQATPQRKFKKAVRRTQPR; from the exons ATGGCAAAAGGAGGTAACAGTTTGAGCAACAAACGTTCGAGGAACGCCAAGCCCTACGACGCAAACAAC TCTTTTGTGAAAAAAGTCGCTACGAAAGTCACAGATTTGATACCGCAGAGATCGTGGATCAGCAAATGGTTTAACTCATCGCAAGACAATGGCGAAATGTTAAACAACGAGGAGAACTTAGagggctctgaaaatgagcaggAATCACAGCAACCTCCGCCTTCAAAGCGGCCAAGGATTCGTATGGATGTAACTCATCCCCCCGGAACATTCAATATACAGCCAAGAAGTAGAATTTCAGATAACGAGGTCGACCCTCAGAAAGAAGATTACGTTATCCACAATGAAACT ACAGCCGATTTCCTAGAACCTCCAGTAGCTGGAACTAGTGGGGTTCGTCGTTTAGTGGCATCGACACCAGCTATCCAATCAGAAATTGGCAGTACGAGCAATCAAAGGAGTAGGACAGAGTTTATTTCATTAACATCGCAACGAAATAATGGCACGGCGAATGGAACAGACGATAATTCAGAGTCCAGTGAGAGCACAAGCGGATGCAGCTCTCTCATACCCCAAGTCAACAGGCAAGAAGCACCCTCAAGTCTGGGGTACAACAGATCTTTCACAAGCAGAAAGAGATACAATGAAGATAAACTAAACTACa CGAATCACCTACAGTCCCCACGGTCTCTGTTTTTGGACAGTAATCCTAGGGATTCATTAAGCAGTCGAAAGCCAAGCTTCAATGCATCAGTAATGAACAATTCTCTTGAACGAGGACAGTCCTCGTCTCCGTTTTACAATGGCAATACCACGTTTGGAGGAGCCAACATGGCAGGGTTCCAGCGCCGAGGACGTACCTTGTTCAATAGTACGAATGAACTTCAATTGAAAGTACCAAACAGAACCAACATTCAAGTAAAGTCACCAAATGTGACCGGTGTCGATTCATCAGGCATGAGTCAAACTGCTAAAAGGATATTGGAAGCACTAGAgcatttttcgtctccgattTTGGAtgctaaaaaaattccaatgaATGCAAATAATAACTCATCGCTGATCGGTGGTAGAAAACGACAGAGGGATGAAGGCTGTACTCCGTTGGCACGAGTAGGTCTCCGTCATCTGACTAGAGAACTTACCGTACCTACAGTGCCGGATCTCCTAAAGCTTAGACGTCGTCAGAGATTACAAGACACTACTGTAGCGGCTAGGAGAATCGTTTCCGCTCGCAGTGCCCCCCCACCATCTCCCCAGGAATACAGATTGAG gTCGGACGATGATGAGAAGTCTAAATACTCGGGCAAGGTTAAAGCTAAAGGTAAAACCGATTTGGATGAAGATTGTGTGACCGATACAGTCAATTTACCGAACGTCACGTTGCCTATTAGTACTTTGCCAACTTTTGATATAAAGCTACCAGTAATTACAAGTAACATGGCCAAGGGAGTGAAAGATGAATTATTCAAGTTCGCTAGCCCGATAAAAGTGACGGACACTACTAGGAATTTAAAATCTATCAACAACTTTACGTTCAGCAAACCCATCAATGCCAGTGTTAAAGATTCCGCAGAGGGTAGTCATTCACTTTCGAAAACATTGACTTTGGAATCTGATACTTCTTCGGCTAGTTTCTCGTCTAGTAATAATTTCATGTGGTCCAACACCTCGACAGCCCCGAAGTTGAAGGAAAAACCCAAGGAGGATGTGGTTGTGGACGGAATCAAAACGTCCAGTAAGTTAAAAACAGGCAGTGTTATGGATGTTTTGGGAAAGAAATCAGACCTACTTACAGATTCCAACAAACCTGTAGTTGGCATGTGGGAATGTAACCAGTGTCTGATGAAGAACAACCAACACGAGCCTCAGTGCATCGGTTGCAAAGCTTCTAAGTCAGTTTCCAAAGGTGATAAGACAACAGAAAATACACCAGCTTCATCATCACTCACCGATACGCAGTCTAAGCCTGTGACCACCGATTGTTTCGGATCACAGTTCAAAACGAGCGCCAGTCATTGGGAGTGCTCCAATTGTGCAACGTCGAACAAACAGACTGATGTCAAATGCACGTTGTGCGCTACCTCTAGATCTGAAAGCATTAAGGCTCCGACAATCGGCTCTACATCCAGCCTTGTTCCTGAACCAGTCAAGTCTGATTTAATGGAAAAGTTTAAGCCTCCCGAAGGGTCGTGGGAATGTCCTGGTTGTATGCTCCGAAATCGTTCATCGGTCGAAACTTGCCCTTGCTGCAACGCTTCAAAGCCCGGCTCCCTGAAGGTCAGTCCTAAAAGAGTATCTGCTAATTCAGGATTCTTGACTGCCATTTTGAATCCCAGTGGAAATCAATTGGCTAATAACACTGATTCTGCGGAGAAAACAAAGTCGACCGATCAGGATTTATGGGAGTGCTTGAATtgtaaacagaaaaattctaaAGCCACTTTGACCTGTCCATGCATTAGTGCTTCGAAATCCGATTCGAAAAGTACACCGATGTCAGGATTTGGGGATAAGTTTAAAAAACCTGAGGGTGTTTGGACATGTGACGATTGCATGGTACAGAATAAAGCAGATGTTATCGAATGCGTAGCTTGTAGTGCTGTGAGACCTGGTTCAAAGAAGGTAGCAAAATCAACCTCAGCCACGGGCAGTGGGTCGAGTGTACAGTTCAGTTTTGGAATTCCCGAGAACGCTGGaggtttcaaatttggaattgacaaaagtgatgaaaaagttGACGCAAATAAGCCGGTCCCTTCGTCGACAGGTTTTAGCTTTGGCGCTAAGACAGACTCACCCAAAGCTGGCGGATTTACCTTCGGTGTTCCTCAGAATTCTTCAGGATTTACGTTTGGTGTTGTGGataaggagaaaaataaatttgaacagAAAACGGATACAAAGGAAGAGAATGCTGTTCAAAACGTGTCGAAAAAACGGTCATTGAACGTCGATGAACCTAAGAATCAAGCTCCGTTCTCATTTGGTATACCAAAAACGGAAGAGTCAAAATCATCTGctgaaaaacaatttacatTTGGAGCACAACCAGTGGCTAATACTATTGCAAAGCAACCATTTTCTTTTGGAACGGTGAAAACTGAAACACCTGTGGACAAAAAAGACACATTACCAGAAGTGTACCTAACTGGTCCAAACACAGAATCccagaaattaaatttttcagcacCAACTAGCGACGCTCCTGCAGCAATCTTGGCCAATGATCAATCTAGTTCAATAACAACAAAATCACCCATTAATACAGATATTACCAAATCTGCAGAGAATCCCACATTTGGCACGACAAATGTGCCTGTGTCACATAGCGGCGGTTCAACAGTTACGACAACCGCAGTCAGCGTCCCGACATCTGGACTTTTTACATTTGGTTCTGCAACGACGATTCCAAGTCAGCCGGAGGCAGTTCCGAGTCAAGCGGTGCAAAGTTTTGGTCAAAATCCAGTGCCAGCTCCAACGTCAGCACCGACGTCTTCAATGTTTATGTTTGGATCTACCAAGCAGGCGAGTGCGAGTACAACAGCCACCACGTCACATCCTGataaatctgaaattataTCTTTTGGCTCGACTAACAGCCCTGCGTTTAATTCCGTCACTTCCACGCCACGTTTCGAAAGTAACGAAAATAAGCAAGCACCGTCGTTCGGCGTCACGGACAATAAGCCCGGGTCGCTTTTTGGAGCGGGTGAAACAAAGGCTCCAGTTTTTGGCGCTCCTCAGGATAACAACAAAATGATACCGCCGTTTGGcagtattaaaaaaacatcatcAACGACGTTTAACTCGCAAACGCCTGCATTCGGAGTCTCCTCTTCTACCACTGCATTCGGATCTGCAGCACCAGCTTTCGGAACAACGTCCACACCTGCATTTGGGACCAATCCAACACCGAATATCTTCGGGACGTCGAAACTAGCAGAAACTGCTCCGTCTTCCGCGTCTGGACTCTTTGCATTTGGCGGAAATTCTACTCAGCCTACCGCATCTCAAGCTTCCAGTGGATTCAATTTCTCACAAAATCCAACTCCGACGTCTACCCAACCGTTGGCTCAAAAACCTTTGTTCGCATTCGGAAGTACTAGCACCAACACACAGCAGCCCGAAAATACCGGGTTTGGAGCTCCCGCTAACTTCAATCCACCTACCGCCTCAGATACAACTCCAGCAACTTTTGTATTCAATGCTCCTAAGCCGGACGCAGCTCCACCATTTTCACAAACTGCGCCTATTTCCACATCGATATTTGGCACTCCTCAGGCTACTCCTAGTTTTGGTCAGAGTCAATCGACGCCGGCCTTTGGTTCCACAGCTCCAACTCCCAATGCCGGTTTCAACTTCGGAGGCTCAGTTACTCCTGCGCCTTCTGGATTCAACTTTGGCGGAGCA GCCACAGCTGCCGCGCCTACAGCAGGATTTCCATTCAACGCACCAAACTCGAATCCGAGTGTTGCCTTCAATCCCAATGCAGCTCCGACGTTCAACTTCACAGGCGGCAGTGCGCCAACAGCATTCAA tGCTATACCTCAGGCTATACCTCAGGCTACAACCCAGGCAACACcgcaaagaaaattcaaaaaagcaGTGCGGAGAACACAGCCTCGGTAG